The following are encoded in a window of Amaranthus tricolor cultivar Red isolate AtriRed21 chromosome 2, ASM2621246v1, whole genome shotgun sequence genomic DNA:
- the LOC130805053 gene encoding probable protein phosphatase 2C 9 isoform X2, which translates to MDNLCCFSSVSQIVGGRSSGASGKGKSHQGSAKYGFSLVKGKANHPMEDYHVARFVQFQRHELGLFAIYDGHLGHSVPAYLQKHLFANILKEEDFWTDPYRSIMKAYERTDQAILNHNPDLGRGGSTAVTAILVDGQKLWVANVGDSRAVLSRKGQAVQMSTDHEPNTERGSIEDRGGFVSNMPGDVARVNGQLAVSRAFGDKNLKSHLRSDPDIKRVDISADTDLLILASDGLWK; encoded by the exons ATGGATAACTTATGCTGCTTCAGTTCAGTCTCTCAG ATTGTAGGAGGACGTTCTTCCGGTGCCTCTGGCAAGGGAAAAAGTCATCAAGGTTCTGCCAAATATGGCTTCAGTTTGGTGAAAGGGAAAGCAAACCATCCCATGGAGGATTATCATGTCGCTAGGTTTGTGCAGTTTCAGAGACATGAACTTGGCCTGTTTGCCATATATGATGGCCACTTGGGCCATAGTGTGCCTGCTTATCTACAAAAGCACTTATTTGCCAATATTTTGAAAGAG GAAGACTTTTGGACTGATCCATACAGATCAATTATGAAAGCCTATGAGAGAACTGATCAAGCCATTCTTAACCACAATCCTGACCTGGGAAGAGGTGGCTCAACAGCTGTTACGGCTATTTTAGTGGATGGACAGAAGTTATGGGTAGCCAATGTAGGAGACTCTCGAGCAGTTCTTTCTAGAAAAGGTCAAGCAGTACAGATGTCTACTGACCACGAACCTAATACAGAACGTGGCAGTATAGAAGATCGAGGTGGCTTTGTCTCAAATATGCCAG GTGATGTTGCCAGGGTTAATGGGCAACTTGCAGTTTCTCGTGCCTTTGGGGACAAGAACCTCAAATCACATTTGCGGTCTGATCCTGATATAAAACGTGTTGATATTAGTGCTGATACCGATCTTCTGATCCTTGCCAGTGATGGTCTTTGGAAG TAA
- the LOC130805053 gene encoding probable protein phosphatase 2C 9 isoform X1, producing the protein MDNLCCFSSVSQIVGGRSSGASGKGKSHQGSAKYGFSLVKGKANHPMEDYHVARFVQFQRHELGLFAIYDGHLGHSVPAYLQKHLFANILKEEDFWTDPYRSIMKAYERTDQAILNHNPDLGRGGSTAVTAILVDGQKLWVANVGDSRAVLSRKGQAVQMSTDHEPNTERGSIEDRGGFVSNMPGDVARVNGQLAVSRAFGDKNLKSHLRSDPDIKRVDISADTDLLILASDGLWKVMSNQEAVDIAGKIKDPLKAAKQLATEALHRDSKDDISCIVVRFRA; encoded by the exons ATGGATAACTTATGCTGCTTCAGTTCAGTCTCTCAG ATTGTAGGAGGACGTTCTTCCGGTGCCTCTGGCAAGGGAAAAAGTCATCAAGGTTCTGCCAAATATGGCTTCAGTTTGGTGAAAGGGAAAGCAAACCATCCCATGGAGGATTATCATGTCGCTAGGTTTGTGCAGTTTCAGAGACATGAACTTGGCCTGTTTGCCATATATGATGGCCACTTGGGCCATAGTGTGCCTGCTTATCTACAAAAGCACTTATTTGCCAATATTTTGAAAGAG GAAGACTTTTGGACTGATCCATACAGATCAATTATGAAAGCCTATGAGAGAACTGATCAAGCCATTCTTAACCACAATCCTGACCTGGGAAGAGGTGGCTCAACAGCTGTTACGGCTATTTTAGTGGATGGACAGAAGTTATGGGTAGCCAATGTAGGAGACTCTCGAGCAGTTCTTTCTAGAAAAGGTCAAGCAGTACAGATGTCTACTGACCACGAACCTAATACAGAACGTGGCAGTATAGAAGATCGAGGTGGCTTTGTCTCAAATATGCCAG GTGATGTTGCCAGGGTTAATGGGCAACTTGCAGTTTCTCGTGCCTTTGGGGACAAGAACCTCAAATCACATTTGCGGTCTGATCCTGATATAAAACGTGTTGATATTAGTGCTGATACCGATCTTCTGATCCTTGCCAGTGATGGTCTTTGGAAG GTAATGTCTAATCAAGAGGCAGTTGACATAGCAGGAAAGATCAAGGATCCCCTCAAAGCTGCCAAGCAATTAGCAACCGAAGCTCTTCATCGAGATAGCAAAGATGACATATCCTGTATTGTAGTCCGTTTCAGAGCATAA